One window of the Peptacetobacter hiranonis genome contains the following:
- a CDS encoding sulfite exporter TauE/SafE family protein, with product MATLIRIMLIGFTSMFAVVFGKDFKKTKDANQLENESFKKSGAIGFVANFADTLGIGSFAIVVAMSKALKLNVKDKHIPGMLNVSCTIPAVLEALIFITSVKVNPITLLSLLIAAAAGSVIGAKIISKLDESIVQIVMGVALFITGIVMFCGLPWINLMPGGGTALGLNGTKLIIGIVGNFILGALMTAGIGLYAPCMAMLYLLGMSERAAYPIMMGSCAMLLPFSGMEFIKEGQYPRKSSLGITIGGIFGVLIAAFIVKSLPINILKVLVICVIFYTATTMLKAGLTKLKENRAGSMDLNVD from the coding sequence ATGGCAACTCTAATAAGAATAATGTTAATCGGATTTACATCTATGTTCGCTGTAGTTTTTGGTAAAGATTTCAAAAAGACTAAAGACGCAAATCAGCTAGAAAACGAAAGTTTCAAAAAATCAGGAGCAATAGGATTTGTAGCTAACTTTGCAGATACTCTAGGAATAGGTTCTTTCGCAATAGTTGTAGCTATGTCAAAAGCATTAAAATTAAATGTAAAAGACAAACACATACCAGGGATGCTTAACGTATCATGTACAATACCAGCAGTTTTAGAAGCGCTTATATTCATAACATCAGTTAAGGTTAATCCAATAACACTTTTATCACTTCTAATAGCAGCTGCAGCAGGTTCTGTAATAGGAGCTAAAATAATATCAAAACTTGACGAATCAATAGTTCAGATAGTTATGGGTGTTGCTTTATTCATAACAGGAATAGTAATGTTCTGCGGATTACCATGGATAAACTTAATGCCAGGTGGTGGAACTGCACTAGGATTAAACGGAACAAAATTAATAATAGGTATAGTTGGTAACTTCATACTTGGAGCATTAATGACAGCAGGAATCGGACTATACGCACCATGTATGGCAATGCTTTACCTTTTAGGAATGTCAGAAAGAGCTGCATACCCAATAATGATGGGTTCTTGTGCGATGTTACTTCCATTCTCAGGTATGGAATTTATAAAAGAAGGTCAGTACCCAAGAAAATCTTCACTAGGAATAACAATAGGTGGTATATTTGGTGTGCTAATAGCAGCATTCATAGTTAAGAGTCTACCAATAAACATACTAAAAGTTTTAGTAATATGTGTAATATTCTACACAGCAACAACAATGTTAAAAGCAGGTTTAACAAAATTAAAAGAAAACAGAGCTGGAAGTATGGATTTAAATGTAGACTAG
- a CDS encoding class I SAM-dependent methyltransferase has product MKKVLFHLADEDEKLNGNGIDFLLKHLDYSIGEKVLLVGDIGRLGKELRLSGLNVTILEDSDYEDMCYSLVHNENCDFVKGKLEYLPFEDNYFSKVIVLEQFNHTSNYEKASSEISRVLKNNGELILEDLNMDNIKNKMKYLKRRICGLCANHCNPSDIKRIFSNLRFDGVMEDFESKRYVYVARKRML; this is encoded by the coding sequence GTGAAAAAAGTATTATTTCATTTAGCTGATGAAGATGAGAAGCTTAACGGCAATGGAATTGATTTTCTTTTAAAACATCTTGACTACAGTATAGGTGAAAAAGTACTACTTGTAGGAGATATCGGTCGTTTAGGGAAAGAGCTAAGATTAAGCGGGTTAAACGTAACAATACTTGAAGATTCAGATTATGAAGATATGTGCTATTCTCTAGTGCACAATGAAAACTGCGATTTTGTAAAAGGAAAATTAGAATATCTTCCTTTTGAAGACAATTATTTTAGCAAGGTTATTGTTCTTGAACAGTTTAACCATACTAGCAACTATGAAAAGGCGTCTTCAGAAATAAGCAGGGTTCTAAAAAATAATGGGGAGCTTATACTTGAAGATCTTAATATGGATAATATAAAAAATAAGATGAAATATTTAAAGAGAAGAATATGTGGTCTTTGTGCAAATCACTGTAATCCAAGTGATATAAAAAGAATATTCTCTAATTTAAGATTTGATGGGGTAATGGAAGATTTCGAAAGCAAGAGATATGTTTATGTAGCTAGAAAAAGAATGTTATAA